The following coding sequences lie in one Arachis ipaensis cultivar K30076 chromosome B03, Araip1.1, whole genome shotgun sequence genomic window:
- the LOC107633619 gene encoding uncharacterized protein LOC107633619, whose translation MPGIDPQLMSHHLAVKPEARPVAQRKRKMSQERAEEVARQAASLLEAGFIRELDYSTWLSNVVLVKKHNGRWRMYVDYFDLNKACPKDCYPLPNIDALVDAAAGYRYLSLMDAYSGATYQRLMNKIFSELIGKTVEVYVDDILAKTTRPDDLLSDLGGVFASLRQHGMRLNPLKCAFAMEAGKFLGFMITQRGVEANPEKCQAILQMKIPGCIKDVQRLAGRLTALSRFLGASAAKALPFFNLMKKGIAFEWTPACEEAFNHFKEILAAPPVLGKPKAGESLYLYLAVTEEALAAVLVREEGKTQQPVYFVSRALQGAELRYSKLEKLAFTLLTSSRRLRQYFQSHRIVVRTDQAIRQVLQKPNLAGRMMTWAIELSQYDLQYKPRHAIKAQAMADFLVEVTGDPPEETGTRWRLHVDGASNQTSGGAGVILESPAGIIYEQSTKFKFPVSNNQAEYKALLSGLMLAREVGASKVDVCSDSQVVTSQINGSDQARDPLLQKYLEKVKEMTNQFQEVTIQHVPRERNTRADLLSKLASTKPGAGNRSLIQGMAKEPTVALHLTELSPSWLDPIINFLELGKLPDDEKAAKTLRREAARYAIIQGQLFRKGLSQPLLKCLHPDQTDYTNGQVESANKIILLGLKKRLDNKKGAWADEVASVLWSYRTTEQSATGETPFLLTYGVDVVIPVEIGEPSPRLLLAGVDEAVEKDLVEETREMAHLSEAALKQRIALRYNVRVLRRDFGERDLVLRRNDVGLPTPREGKLAANWESPYRIREVLGKGAYKLERVDGKEIPRTWNAGNLRRFYS comes from the exons atgccaggaatagatcCCCAACTCATGTCACACCATCTGGCCGTCAAACCAGAAGCCAGGCCAGTGGCCCAAAGGAAGAGAAAGATGTCGCAAGAAagggcagaggaggtggccaggcaggCGGCCAGCCTCCTTGAAGCGGGGTTCATCCGAGAATTGGACTACTCGACCTGGCTGTCGAACGTAGTTTTGGTGAAGAAACATaatgggaggtggagaatgtATGTAGACTACTTTGACCTCAATAAGGCATGTCctaaggactgctaccccctgcCCAATATTGACGCACTCGTCGACGCAGCggcggggtaccggtatctgagTTTAATGGACGCCTATTCTGG CGCCACATACCAGAgattgatgaacaagatattcagtgAACTAATAGGCAAGAcagtggaagtctacgtggacgacattcTCGCCAAAACCACACGACCAGACGATCTCCTGAGCGACCTGGGGGGCGTATTTGCGTCCCTCcggcaacacggcatgaggcttaacCCGCTCAAATGCGCCTTTGCTATGGAGGCCGGGaagttcctgggattcatgatCACCCAAAGAGGGGTAGAAGCAAACCCCGAGAAGTGCCAAGCGATTCTCCAGATGAAGATCCCAGGTTGTATCAAAGACGTCCAACGATTGGCCGGAAGGCTGACGGCTTTATCCCGTTTTCTCGGTGCATCGGCAGCAAAAGCCCTACCCTTCTTCAATCTGATGAAAAAGGGAATAGCATTCGAATGGACCCCGGCGTGCGAggaggcattcaaccacttcaaggagATCCTAGCAGCGCCTCCTGTGCTCGGGAAGCCCAAGGCCGGAGAATCACTCTACCTCTACCTGGCAGTAACAGAGGAAGCGCTCGCAGCGGTGCTTGTAAGAGAAGAAGGGAAAACTCAGCAGCCGGTCTACTTCGTCAGTAGGGCTCTGCAAGGAGCCGAGCTGAGGTACAGCAAACTGGAAAAGCTGGCATTTACACTCCTAACTTCCTCCCGAAGGTTAAGGCAATACTTCCAGAGTCACCGTATAGTCGTGAGGACGGACCAGGCAATTCGCCAAGTACTACAAAAACCTAATTTGGCtggtaggatgatgacctgggccatcgagcttTCCCAATACGACTTGCAGTACAAGCCCCGACACGCAATCAAGGCCCAGGCAATGGCAGACTTTTTGGTTGAGGTAACGGGTGATCCCCCCGAGGAAACGGGaacacggtggaggctccacgtggacggggcctccaaccaaacgtctgGGGGAGCAGGAGTCATCTTAGAAAGCCCGGCAGGAATCATATATGAGCAATCGACCAAGTTCAAGTTCCCTGTGTCGAACAATCAAGCGGAATATAAAGCTCTCTTAAGCGGACTAATGCTAGCGCGGGAAGTCGGGGCGTCGAAGGTCGACGTATGCAGTGATTCACAGGTCGTCACCTCACAGATAAACGGAAGCGACCAAGCCCGGGACCCCCTCCtacaaaaatacttggaaaaggttaAAGAAATGACAAATCAGTTCCAAGAGGTCACGATCCAACACgtcccaagagaaaggaacacacgggcggaCCTCCTGTCCAAACTAGCGAGCACAAAGCCAGGGGCGGGTAACCGGTCTCTCATTCAGGGCATGGCGAAGGAGCCAACGGTCGCCCTCCATCTGACGGAGTTAAGCCCCTCGTGGTTGGACCCCATTATAAACTTCCTGGAGCTCGGCAAATTGCCTGACGACGAGAAGGCTGCCAAAACATTGAGAAGGGAGGCGGCTAGATATGCAATCATACAAGGACAGCTGTTCAGAAAGGGGCTCAGCCAGCCCCTATTGAAGTGCTTGCatcccgaccagacggactac ACGAACGGACAAGTGGAGTCCGCAAACAAGATCATCCTACTCGGCCTCAAGAAGCGCCTAGACAACAAAAAAGGCGCATGGGCCGACGAGGTCGCTTCGGTCCTGTGGTCCTACCgaacaaccgagcaaagcgcTACGGGGGAAACCCCTTTTCTcctaacatacggggtcgacgTCGTGATACCCGTCGAAATCGGTGAACCGAGCCCGCGGCTACTGCTCGCAGGTGTGGACGAAGCGGTAGAAAAGGACCTAGTTGAGGAGACGAGGGAGATGGCCCATTTGTCAGAAGCGGCATTGAAGCAAAGAATAGCCCTGCGCTACAACGTTAGAGTCCTTAGGAGGGATTTTGGAGAAAGagacctcgtcctgcgacgcaacgacgTCGGTCTGCCGACTCCTAgggaaggaaagctggcggcaaatTGGGAAAGTCCCTACAGAATTAGAGAGGTGCTTGGCAAGGGTGCCTACAAGCTCGAGAGAGTTGACGGCAAAGAAATTCCTAGAACATGGAACGCAGGTAACCTAAGAAGATTCTACTCCTGA
- the LOC107633618 gene encoding uncharacterized protein LOC107633618, whose amino-acid sequence MQELRHRMQDLERRLADRERDQRTPEQSHSRSRSRSRSQRTPSPQGESESTGERGRARRRHDPVIYARYEGRRTTNREDEYARPAKGEERTNTRGHVIIGATPFHRSILEVRLILTFDKPTDMRYDGTQDPLEHLTAFEARMNLEGVGDEVRCRAFPVTLAGPAIRIAKAKHPINLLGVTQRAGEPTQKYLDRFNDECLEIDGLTDSVASLCLTNGLLNEDFRKHLTTKPVWTMQEIQCVAKEYINDEEEFTNYTPLTAPITEVYQQIAEKGILTKPRPLKGRTGGDKSLYCEYHKGYGHKTQDCFDLKDALEQAIRDGKLADFSHLIREPRRRNRDHEGEDNSRAARQRREPERDDHGLTVVNVVTARNSAPRSKSAQKKDAKVLAVSSSSARSSRVLPSISFGPGDQ is encoded by the exons atgcaagagttACGCCATAGAATGCAAGACTTAGAGCGCCGGTTAGCAGACAGAGAACGCGACCAGCGCACCCCGGAACAGAGTCACTCACGCTCTCGCTCCAGGAGCCGCTCCCAGCGCACACCTAGCCCTCAGGGCGAGTCAGAAAGCACCGGGGAAAGAGGGCGCGCGAGAAGGCGCCATGACCCCGTCATTTACGCCAGGTACGAAGGGCGGCGTACCACAAACCGAGAGGACGAATACGCTCGTCCGGCGAAGGGCGAAGAGAGAACGAACACCCGGGGACACGTGATAATAGGGGCCACCCCATTCCACCGCTCCATACTCGAGGTCCGGCTCATTTTGACatttgacaagccaacggacatgaggtatgaTGGAACGCAGGATCCCCTGGAgcatctaacggccttcgaggccaggatgaacttaGAAGGAGTAGGAGATGAGGTAAGATGTCGCGCCTTCCCGGTTACTCTGGCGGggcctgcaatacg GATCGCAAAAGCCAAGCACCCGATCAATCTGCTAGGGGTGACCCAAAGAGCCGGGGAGCCGACCCAGAAATACTTGGACCGTTTCAACGACGAGTGCTTGGAAATTGACGGTTTGACAGACTCGGTGGCGAGTTTATGCTTGACGAATGGGCTCCTgaatgaggacttcaggaagCACCTTACTACAAAGCCAGtctggacaatgcaggagatccagtGCGTGGCTAAGGAGTATATCAACGACGAGGAA GAATTCACCAATTACACCCCCCTCACGGCACCGATCACGGAAGTCTACCAACAGATAGCAGAGAAGGGGATACTGACGAAACCCCGACCTCTGAAGGGCAGGACGGGTGGAGACAAGAGCCTCTACTGCGAATATCATAAGGGATACGGACACAaaacccaagactgcttcgacctaaaGGACGCCCTGGAGCAGGCAATTAGGGACGGAAAACTTGCCGATTTCTCCCACCTTATAAGGGAGCCGAGGAGACGCAATCGGGATCATGAAGGCGAAGACAACTCCCGGGCGGCAAGACAACGCCGAGAACCAGAGAGGgacgaccacggtctcacggtggtGAACGTAGTAACAGCGAGAAACTCCGCCCCAAGGTCGAAATCAGCACAGAAAAAAGACGCCAAGGTCCTTGCAGTCTCCTCCTCGTCCGCCAGAAGTTCTCGGGTACTCCCATCCATTTCCTTTGGCCCCGGAGACCAATGA